The candidate division KSB1 bacterium genome includes the window AGTCGACAAACGGGATACCAACCCGCCCGGTTGGACGTCTCCGGCAAGGCCGGTCAACGGCGGCGAGCAGATCTTTTTCCAGTACGTTTATCCGAAAGCCGAGGTGATAACTCCGGAGCAGAAGCACTATATTCAAAACTACATTTACCAATTCGAGGCTGCTCTCAACAGCGCCAACTATCGCGACCGAGAGCGGGGATACCTGCCTTTTGTCGATGAGCTCTCTTTCGTCGACATGATGATCATCAACGAATTGACCAAAAACATCGACGGTTATCGCTTCAGCACCTTTATGTACAAAGACCGCGGCGGCCCTTTGACCATGGGGCCGATTTGGGATTACGACTTGGGTTTCGGCAACGTGGATTACGGCCACGAAAGGGCCATGCACCCGGACGGTTGGATGTACAATCAGTCAGCCGGCCGCATGTATTGGTGGCCGCGGATGATGCAGAACTATCGCTTCAAGCTTCTTTTGAGTCGGCGTTGGTACGACCTTCGTCGCTCATCCTTCAGCAACGGCCGCGTGCTCGCCGTCATCGATTCATTGACTCAGCTCATTGATGAGGCGCAACAGCGTAATTTTCAGCGTTGGCGGGTACTCGGCGTCTACCTCTGGCCGAATTTCTACGTCGGCAAGACCTTTGCCGATGAAATCGATTATCTCAAAAGCTGGATATTAGAACGCCTGGAGTGGATGGACCGCAACATGCCGTATCCTGATACCGAGGTCGTTCAAACCGACGAAAAGAATCAGGCGCCGCTCGCCGTTTTCCCCAATCCGTTTCGCGACAGGATTGAATTTATTCTTCCATCCAGCCCCAAACCCCGCGAGCTGCGCATCTATAATTTACTCGGCCGGCTGGTAGGCAGCATGACGCTGCCGGGCGGTTCGGCTCCCAATTGCACAATATGGCGGGAATTTGATTCGGATAGTGATGCGATGAATGCGGGCATTTATTTCTATTCTCTCTATGAGGAAGGAAAAGCGGTGTCCTGCGGAAGGATCATCAAAATACAATAGAAAAGCGCCTGCCCCAGGAGCAGGCGCTTGCGTCGTCAAGCTATTTTCTAACCAGTTCGGCTGCCAATTTTAATTCAACCTCGTGTCCTACCACCAAGCCGCCGGTTTCCATCACCTTGTCCCATGTCAATCCCCACTCCGTACGGTTCAGGACGCCGGTTGCTTCCACGCCCAGCCTTTCGTTTCCCCATGGATCTTTGATCGGACCGGCAAGCGTTGCAAACAGCTCAATCGGCTTGGTAACGCCGTGCATCGTCAAATTGCCTACGACTTTATAGCGCCCGCCTTCCTTCTTAATGGAAACGGTTTCAAAGAGAATTTCCGGATACTTTTCGACGTCAAAAAAGTCGGCGCTGCGCAGATGGTTGTCGCGCGCTTCATTGCCGGTGTTGATGCTCGCCGCTTTGATGACGCCTTTGACCCGAGCGCCTTCAATATTTTGCGGGTCGAGCAGGATTTCGCCGCTGTAATCGGTAAATTTACCGTTCACTTTGGAGATCACCATGTGTTTGACGGAAAATCCTATTTCCGTATGTGAAGCATCCACCGTCCACTCGGCAGCGTTGAGTCCAATATTGATGAGCCATGCCGTAGTCAGTCCATACAATATTTTCTTCATAAAAAAGCCTCCTTGTTATTATACCTTGTTTTTTAAAAAACAGGAAAAGTTTAACAAGAAGGCTTGATGATTTATTTCAAATTCATTTCAGCGAATTAAGGCCATTTTGACGTACGCAACCTGCTCTCCCATTGTCGCGCGCAGGTAATAAACACCGCTGGGCACTTGTTCACCCTGTTCGTTCCGACCGTCCCATACCAAGCGGTGCACACCGGCGTCGCGCTTTTCCTTCAACAAAAGGGCGATTCTTTGGCCCAACACATTAAATACTTCAACCGTCAGCTGCCCCGGCTGCGGGAGCTCGCACTGAACGACGGTTTGGGAATTGAAAGGATTCGGGAAGGCCGGGTGCAGGGCAAAGTGATCGGGAAGCGAGGCTTGCGCTGCCGACACTGCCGCCGGGAAAGCCTGATTGGCGGCTGCCGGGGTGGGCTTGTACTGCAGCCGCCACTCTCCATCTCCATCCGGAAACCGCCCCCAGGACGCATCCTTGGCCATAGAGGCAAAGGTAACGGAATCGACAAACGAGACCGAAGTACGGTTGATTTTCACCAAAGCGACTTTTTCGCCCCGCGCGCTGAGTTTGAAATTAAGATGGCAGGCCCCCTGCTCCGGCTGCCCGTCCGCCCAAAGCAGCAGAAAACCCTTTGCCGGAATGGTCGTCTGTTCCGGCCGATCGACCGCTATGCGATGCTTGGTCGGGTTGGCGGGATCATCCGTTAAATAGAGGCCGGCGATATCGATCGGTTCGTTTCCGCCGTTGTACAGCTCGATCCAGTCGTCGAATTCTCCCGCTTCATCCGCCAGGGTGGACGTGTTGTCCGCCATCACTTCGTTGATGACCAATCCTTCGGTTAGGGCCGGTCCAAAGTGATAGGCATAGGCGCCGATATCGCTGCGGGTGCCGTCAGGATCCAATGGGGCAGAGGGATCACCCGCATCAATGCAGGGCGAATCGAGCAAAAGATTGAAATTGCCATGCAGAGGATCGACAAATTGCGCCTCGCCCTTCAAGTTTCCTTCTCCCGGCAGCAGGCTTTTTTCCGAGAGGCAGTAGGAAAAATGCACATCGGATTGATTGAGGGTTTCGGCTTCGAGATCGAATCGGCCGGCAAAGATCGAATTGGATACGACCGCCCGGCCGCCTCCTTGTCCGCTGGTTTTTTCGTACAAAGCCAGACCGGTACGGCTATCATAGAACGTGCAATGATCGACGGTAACTTCGGAAGNNNNNNNNNNGCATCCTTGACCGCCACGCCCATGGCTGCATTGACGATCAGATTGCGGCGAATGAGGGTACCCAGAGATTTTTCACCGACGGAAATGCCCTTATCCGGCGTATTGAAAATGCGGTTGCCTTCGATCAGAACGTTCTTTGATGCGCCGATGTCGATGCCGTCGCGGTTGGGATCGTCGCTGATGATTTCGATGATCGAATTGCGAATAACACCTTCGTCTACCGAATCAAAGTCGACCTCGCCGTTGCCGAAGAGCCGACAGGATTCGATGCGTGCCGATGCATTCTGCACATGGAGAATGTCGTCCCCGGCTCCCGTGCCGTCAAACGTACAGCCGATCAGCGTAATGCGGCCGCCGACGGCGTTGAAGGGCTGCCGACAGTGATTGATGGTGACGCGATCGAGCGTGAGATCGGAATTCTGCACGGCCACGGCGGCATTAAAGCGGGCGGCGTCGGCGCCGGTCGTAGCGCCTTGGATGAGTGTGTGAGACAGGGTCGAGCCGCTGCTTGCTTGATCGAAGCATACGGCTCCCCATTTGCCGCCGCCGATGCCGCGGAAAGCGACGGGGGCCTCTGCAGTTCCGTTCGCCTCGAGTTTACCGCGCACAATCAGATCGGCGCCTTCGGCAAAGCGCACCTCCGTTCCGGGTTCCAGTGTGAGAATCGCGTTCGGTTCTATCGTGACGCTGCCGAGAGCCAGGTGAGGCGAGCCTGCTGCCGTCAGCGTCTGACTGCCGGATATCGAGCTCGGCAGAACCCGTGCGCTCTCGGGCTGAAAAGCGGCGATCAGCGAGCGGTCGCCGTCCAGCGTAAGCGTCAACTCGGGTTCCATGGAGATCGTTTGGTCTCCGCCGAGCTGTTCCGCTTCGATTTCCAAGTCGAAGCTGAGGTCCGAACTGGAGCCGCTGTTCTGATGAATCTCTACGGCAATCAGGTTGCTGCCGTTGACCAAAACGCTGCCCGGAAAAGAAAACTCGAAAAAGGTGCTTTCATCGGCACCGCCGACGGCTGATAAAGCGGGCGTACTGTGCTGAACCTCCCCTTCCGGCATATTCGAGCGAAATAGTTCTACACCGTTGAGGTAGACCACGGCGCCGTCATGGGTTCAGGTTGGAAAGCCGAGTTGATCAGTTCGGCATAACGGGAAACCAGCCNNNNNNNNNNGATTTTGGAAACGTCATTGACCGTAAAAACAGTGCGAAAATAGACGGTCATATATTTGTGCGAAGGATCCGGCCCATAGTCGATCACCGTCGCCTCATCGTTTTCGCCGTAACCGAACTGCGCTCGGCCGCTTTTCCAGGAGAGATCATTGTAGCCGGCGGTATACCAATTATCGGCCGGTCGATTGTTTTGATCAAAATAACGCCAAGTTGAACCGCGAGGCAAGAGCAGGGTTTTTGACGCTGAGGCGCCGTACCAACCGACGAAAGCAAAACCAGGATTCGGCTGGGCGCGAAGAACAACCCGCATGCCGGGAAAATAGACGCCGCTAAAAGTGCCGCTGGTTTTGGCGCTGCCGATCTGCACCACGCCGTAGTTCGGCTGCTGCACCTGAACATTGAGCCTGACTTGGCGGCCCAGGTTCAGCAGAGAGACGAGCTGCTGAGCGGCAATCGCCGGCCTTGCCTGAACGATACTGCGCATATCGTTGACGTTGTTCTGCCAATCGGTCATGGACGGGATGCCGCAGACGCCGTTGCCGCAATGGTCCTTCCAGCGCTCGATGTGCCGCGGCATTTCAGCCGCAATACCCGCCCGTAGGCTGTCGAGCAGCGCCGTCATGGGTTCAGGTTGGAAAGCCGAGTTGATCAGTTCGGCATAACGGGAAACCAGCCGTTGCTTAAATTCGTTGTTTTTCAACAGATTGCGGAACAGCTCGAACTTTTCCGCCATATCGGCCCAGGCGTTGAAATTGCGGTCCCGGAAGCCGCGATCCATGTCGAACAACAGCCACTGCCATTTGCCGTCCGGTGTGTGCGGCCGCCAGCAGCGGATATTGTGCGCCCAACTGGTGTTGCCGGTAAACGCCTCGGCAATGATGTAATCGATAAAATTGTCAATATCGACACGCTCGGCGACCCAGGCATAATGTTCAGCCTGCGCCAAATCATGCGATGAAATATATGCAATGAGTTCGTCGAAGGCCTTGCGGTCACCGTCAAGAACGGTAACCGGATCGGCTTGACGCTCGTCGATATACAAAAGATCCAGGCTGTCGGGATCTACTCCATGATAGGAAGCCAGATAATCGCCGTTATATTTTTCCCGAATGTTATGAATGCCGTAATATTCGCCGTTGATAAAGACAACAGACGGCCGATAAGCCTGCGTATCGATCGTCAGGCTGCGGCGCATCAAACTTTGAATAAAACCGTCGCGAAACATGGTGCGAT containing:
- a CDS encoding CotH kinase family protein, whose amino-acid sequence is MNKAFSLFILILCTVELPPSAFGEELESEAVTLTSSNLPILLIDTRGRAIPDSFRIPAKLEVKYRTDGSRNFIDDPSLLQVDIAIEIRGSSSAYFDKKSYGFETRDSAGNNLNVSLLDMPRENDWILYGPYSDKSLIRNVLTFNLGRSMGRYASRTRFCELVLNGRYQGLYVLMEKIKRDRNRVAIAELNPDDNQGDAVTGGYILKVDKRDTNPPGWTSPARPVNGGEQIFFQYVYPKAEVITPEQKHYIQNYIYQFEAALNSANYRDRERGYLPFVDELSFVDMMIINELTKNIDGYRFSTFMYKDRGGPLTMGPIWDYDLGFGNVDYGHERAMHPDGWMYNQSAGRMYWWPRMMQNYRFKLLLSRRWYDLRRSSFSNGRVLAVIDSLTQLIDEAQQRNFQRWRVLGVYLWPNFYVGKTFADEIDYLKSWILERLEWMDRNMPYPDTEVVQTDEKNQAPLAVFPNPFRDRIEFILPSSPKPRELRIYNLLGRLVGSMTLPGGSAPNCTIWREFDSDSDAMNAGIYFYSLYEEGKAVSCGRIIKIQ
- a CDS encoding YceI family protein, whose protein sequence is MKKILYGLTTAWLINIGLNAAEWTVDASHTEIGFSVKHMVISKVNGKFTDYSGEILLDPQNIEGARVKGVIKAASINTGNEARDNHLRSADFFDVEKYPEILFETVSIKKEGGRYKVVGNLTMHGVTKPIELFATLAGPIKDPWGNERLGVEATGVLNRTEWGLTWDKVMETGGLVVGHEVELKLAAELVRK
- a CDS encoding lamin tail domain-containing protein, whose product is SEVTVDHCTFYDSRTGLALYEKTSGQGGGRAVVSNSIFAGRFDLEAETLNQSDVHFSYCLSEKSLLPGEGNLKGEAQFVDPLHGNFNLLLDSPCIDAGDPSAPLDPDGTRSDIGAYAYHFGPALTEGLVINEVMADNTSTLADEAGEFDDWIELYNGGNEPIDIAGLYLTDDPANPTKHRIAVDRPEQTTIPAKGFLLLWADGQPEQGACHLNFKLSARGEKVALVKINRTSVSFVDSVTFASMAKDASWGRFPDGDGEWRLQYKPTPAAANQAFPAAVSAAQASLPDHFALHPAFPNPFNSQTVVQCELPQPGQLTVEVFNVLGQRIALLLKEKRDAGVHRLVWDGRNEQGEQVPSGVYYLRATMGEQVAYVKMALIR
- a CDS encoding right-handed parallel beta-helix repeat-containing protein, with amino-acid sequence MVYLNGVELFRSNMPEGEVQHSTPALSAVGGADESTFFEFSFPGSVLVNGSNLIAVEIHQNSGSSSDLSFDLEIEAEQLGGDQTISMEPELTLTLDGDRSLIAAFQPESARVLPSSISGSQTLTAAGSPHLALGSVTIEPNAILTLEPGTEVRFAEGADLIVRGKLEANGTAEAPVAFRGIGGGKWGAVCFDQASSGSTLSHTLIQGATTGADAARFNAAVAVQNSDLTLDRVTINHCRQPFNAVGGRITLIGCTFDGTGAGDDILHVQNASARIESCRLFGNGEVDFDSVDEGVIRNSIIEIISDDPNRDGIDIGASKNVLIEGNRIFNTPDKGISVGEKSLGTLIRRNLIVNAAMGVAVKDA
- a CDS encoding CotH kinase family protein; protein product: MVRKVLFIFAVLTHVSFSAVWINEIMASNKMTALDPDSLQYGDWIEIYNSGPFTVDLSGAYLTDDLSVPNKWRIPAGTTVPVNGYLLIWADGNDAALKNLHTNFKLDNDGETVGLFAADGTVVDTLTFKKQFSDISFGRDPKDPHRLLYFEQPTPGKANALEGYLVGERAGKVKFSLTPGFYRDAQAVLLSAGNGATIRYTLDGSTPTRNSKVYQSPIVVTRTTVIKARAYEPGLLPGPVETCTLFIDEESTLPVISISTESANLFSDEYGIYVDRNINVRKNWERPAVLEFFETNGVRQFAENVDLRLFGRTAIYIPQKSLAVFMNRTLEYPLFPGQSVQTFDSFILRSSSDDWHRTMFRDGFIQSLMRRSLTIDTQAYRPSVVFINGEYYGIHNIREKYNGDYLASYHGVDPDSLDLLYIDERQADPVTVLDGDRKAFDELIAYISSHDLAQAEHYAWVAERVDIDNFIDYIIAEAFTGNTSWAHNIRCWRPHTPDGKWQWLLFDMDRGFRDRNFNAWADMAEKFELFRNLLKNNEFKQRLVSRYAELINSAFQPEPMTALLDSLRAGIAAEMPRHIERWKDHCGNGVCGIPSMTDWQNNVNDMRSIVQARPAIAAQQLVSLLNLGRQVRLNVQVQQPNYGVVQIGSAKTSGTFSGVYFPGMRVVLRAQPNPGFAFVGWYGASASKTLLLPRGSTWRYFDQNNRPADNWYTAGYNDLSWKSGRAQFGYGENDEATVIDYGPDPSHKYMTVYFRTVFTVNDVSKI